A genomic region of Arachis hypogaea cultivar Tifrunner chromosome 5, arahy.Tifrunner.gnm2.J5K5, whole genome shotgun sequence contains the following coding sequences:
- the LOC112801818 gene encoding TMV resistance protein N: protein MANQDSSSTSCLNHGWTYDVFVSFHGKDTRRNFTGYLTDALDRKGIHIFRDDIRLKKGEGIPYALVKAIEESRIAVVVFSENYASSSWCLDELVEIMGCMKKKGQLVIPIFYFVDASVVRHQRESFGRSMEKHEERHGKKTVSKWRIALKEAANLSGWSFKNGYEYKFIQEITEKISSILNITSLHIADHPVGLNYRVSKVVRLLAPNSNDIKMVGIYGIGGIGKTTIARAVYNSISSRFEGSSFLADVRENTMKHGLVQLQETLLHNFLGENINLGDVNRGIPIIKRRLCTKKVLLILDDVDNLRQLRSLAGSHDWFGSGSRIIITTRDKHLLTAHGVENGNIYEVKQLNDHESLELFSLNAFRRKQPKENYVNIANRMVQYAKGLPLALNVIGSDLFGKTIEEWESALKKYERIPSREILDVLRVSYDNLDDNEKEIFLDIACFFKGNFRQDVEKTLVASRFFPEYGIGVLIDKSLVTISDANTIKMHDLIQDLGRDIARKDSPFDPGKRRRLWHCDDVLEVLTKNTGTDAIEGIMLDMTNLKQKVPLNSNTFENMKRLRILIVRNAQVSGAPNHLPNNLRLLDWDEYPLPSLPADFHPETLVVLNLPHSILTMDEPFKKFDHLTYMNFSGCDSLTTLPDVSGTPNLTRILANDCPNLVEIHDSVGHLSKLVTLSTERCPKLEGFPSGLRSKSLEYLNLRECSSIQSFPNVLEKVGNMKNIDIGGTAIKEFPNSVENFSSIEELILRSCKSFEVLPSNPTMFQNIEELNVEECPQLPKLLWKLLKDRIDSLPKLSRLTLKSCDLSDEDLELILSCFLQLKWLILSNNSFTTIPDCIEDLSSLLLLHVDNCNQLRDISVLPPDLQYINARNCMSLTSRSSDVILSQAFHEVEYLDIVVLRRQIPKWFDHCCKGGSADFWVRRKFPNIALFFLLGGQDEQRTDHMCEFHLFINDLLVLQGEREWPVDHVWLFDLQIHLTESERHNIREQIKSGWNHVKISCSVMNEPKDVIVKGCGIHLYKERMNIHDVSFISPDLHGSNSAYDNINDDLDFYDETSQDVVFPTVLAKFFPKNIAELLGNLHSGKRTGDDLSDYDEELELDSETDNQSMEVEEEQYSASINLQIPEICKISNHEKETDANSHKILMDPSRGTQEAFVSINEEELKHHKKGKFNKDGIGPESSMTASRRINNGTQVGDKINSGKEINGSSNPHVSENIGLHKSKQKSIILVEANAEAIDINENQVDIYHTHTHFPARIDNGQQSVPNAEAYTSIVESSVNEDNMETFYASLEAETDSESYPHGNQANIVSVITRPSEETKKELQFLRDLVTKKFSLLLHPGRSGLLKDKLKYLLTLPPEEGVSLRTNLLLSQLSTSFAQWSVDYNIASVKLESADKELLRAEKVREELKGNKEEYKGVKMVEDTLRDQLESLEEKKRELEVQINAIKTEIADLSAESNIAAKRKREVFEIAKILRSERDGLRNQVPRLKAEKEWAKVTQVNIEAEWSLLAEQVIGITTFEE, encoded by the exons ATGGCAAATCAAGATTCTTCTTCCACTTCTTGCTTAAACCATGGTTGGACATATGATGTCTTTGTGAGCTTCCACGGGAAAGACACGCGTCGCAACTTCACCGGCTACCTTACCGATGCCTTGGACAGAAAGGGAATCCACATTTTCAGAGATGACATAAGGctgaagaaaggagaagggatTCCATATGCACTAGTCAAAGCAATTGAAGAGTCTAGAATTGCTGTGGTTGTTTTCTCAGAAAACTATGCATCCTCAAGTTGGTGTCTTGACGAGTTGGTTGAGATCATGGGGTGCATGAAAAAGAAGGGACAGTTGGTGATTCCCATTTTCTACTTTGTTGATGCTTCTGTGGTAAGGCATCAAAGGGAGAGTTTTGGAAGGTCAATGGAAAAGCATGAAGAAAGGCATGGCAAAAAGACAGTAAGTAAGTGGAGGATTGCATTGAAAGAAGCAGCCAATTTGTCAGGATGGAGTTTCAAAAATGG GTATGAGTATAAGTTTATTCAAGAGATTACTGAGAAAATATCAAGCATACTAAACATTACCTCCTTACACATTGCTGATCACCCAGTTGGATTAAACTATAGAGTGTCAAAAGTGGTGAGGCTCCTAGCACCAAATTCTAATGATATCAAAATGGTTGGAATCTATGGCATTGGTGGAATTGGCAAAACAACCATTGCTAGAGCTGTGTACAACTCAATTTCTAGCAGGTTTGAAGGGTCAAGCTTTCTTGCTGATGTaagagaaaatacaatgaaaCATGGTTTGGTCCAACTACAAGAGACTCTCCTCCATAATTTTCTTGGAGAAAACATCAATTTGGGTGATGTGAACAGAGGAATTCCCATAATAAAGAGAAGGCTTTGCACCAAGAAGGTTCTTCTGATTCTTGATGACGTCGACAACCTGCGACAACTGAGATCATTGGCTGGCAGCCATGATTGGTTTGGTTCCGGAAGTAGGATCATCATAACAACAAGGGACAAACATTTACTAACTGCTCATGGGGTTGAAAATGGAAACATATATGAAGTGAAACAGTTGAATGATCATGAATCTCTTGAGCTATTTAGTTTAAATGCTTTTAGAAGAAAGCAGCCAAAGGAAAATTATGTCAACATTGCGAACCGCATGGTTCAATATGCCAAAGGCCTTCCACTGGCTTTGAATGTGATTGGTTCTGATCTGTTTGGCAAAACAATTGAAGAATGGGAAAGTGCATTGAAGAAATATGAAAGAATTCCAAGCAGAGAGATCTTAGATGTGCTCAGAGTAAGCTATGATAATTTGGATGATAATGAGAAGGAAATTTTCCTTGACATTGCATGTTTCTTCAAAGGAAACTTTAGACAGGATGTGGAAAAGACACTAGTGGCCTCACGTTTCTTTCCAGAATATGGCATTGGAGTACTTATTGACAAATCTCTAGTAACTATTAGTGATGCCAACACAATTAAGATGCATGATCTTATACAAGACCTTGGAAGAGACATTGCTAGAAAGGATTCGCCATTCGATCCGGGGAAACGTAGAAGACTATGGCACTGTGATGATGTTCTTGAGGTCCTGACAAAAAACACA GGAACTGATGCAATTGAAGGCATAATGCTGGACATGACCAACCTGAAACAAAAAGTTCCATTAAATTCCAACACCTTTGAGAATATGAAAAGACTTAGGATTCTCATAGTTCGGAATGCACAAGTTTCTGGAGCCCCCAATCATCTGCCAAATAATTTGAGATTGCTTGATTGGGATGAATATCCTTTACCTTCTTTGCCAGCTGATTTTCATCCAGAGACACTTGTTGTACTCAACTTGCCTCATAGTATTCTCACAATGGATGAGCCATTCAAG AAATTTGACCATTTGACATATATGAACTTCAGTGGTTGTGACTCTCTAACTACATTACCTGATGTGTCTGGAACACCAAATTTAACAAGAATTCTTGCTAATGATTGTCCAAACTTGGTTGAGATTCATGATTCTGTTGGACATCTCAGCAAACTAGTCACACTGAGCACCGAACGATGTCCCAAACTCGAGGGATTTCCAAGTGGCCTGAGGTCAAAATCTCTTGAATACCTTAACCTTAGGGAATGTTCTAGCATTCAGAGTTTCCCAAATGTTTTGGAAAAAGTGGGAAATATGAAAAATATTGATATAGGAGGGACTGCCATAAAAGAGTTTCCAAACTCAGTTGAAAACTTCAGTAGTATTGAAGAGTTAATTTTGAGATCCTGCAAAAGTTTTGAGGTTCTACCTAGCAATCCTACCATGTTTCAAAATATTGAAGAGCTGAATGTGGAAGAATGTCCTCAACTTCCAAAACTCTTGTGGAAGTTATTAAAGGACAGAATTGATTCGCTCCCAAAGTTAAGTAGACTAACTCTCAAAAGTTGTGATCTATCAGATGAGGATCTTGAGTTAATTCTCAGTTGTTTTCTCCAATTGAAATGGTTGATCCTATCAAATAATAGCTTCACAACAATTCCTGATTGTATTGAAGATCTTTCAAGCCTCTTGCTGCTACATGTTGATAACTGCAATCAGCTTAGAGATATTTCAGTGCTTCCACCAGACTTACAATACATAAATGCAAGGAATTGCATGTCATTGACTTCGCGGTCATCAGATGTAATATTGAGTCAG GCATTTCATGAAGTTGAGTACTTAGACATTGTTGTGCTCAGGAGACAAATTCCAAAATGGTTTGACCATTGCTGCAAAGGAGGGTCTGCAGATTTCTGGGTTCGTAGAAAGTTCCCCAACATTGCTCTATTTTTTCTGTTAGGAGGCCAAGACGAACAGAGAACCGATCATATGTGCGAATTCCACTTGTTCATCAATGACCTCCTAGTATTACAAGGAGAAAGAGAATGGCCAGTGGATCATGTATGGTTGTTTGATCTGCAAATTCACCTCACTGAAAGCGAACGGCACAACATCAGGGAACAAATAAAGTCCGGCTGGAATCATGTGAAGATTTCATGTTCAGTCATGAATGAGCCAAAAGATGTAATTGTTAAAGGCTGTGGAATCCATCTTTACAAAGAAAGAATGAACATCCATGATGTCTCCTTTATTAGTCCTGATCTACATGGCTCAAATAGTGCCTATGATAACATAAATGATGATTTGGATTTTTATGATGAAACAAGCCAAGATGTTGTTTTCCCTACAGTATTAGCTAAATTCTTCCCCAAGAATATAGCTGAGCTCTTGGGAAATCTTCATTCCGGAAAAAGAACAGGTGATGATTTGTCTGACTATGATGAGGAGTTGGAACTAGACAGTGAGACTGACAACCAGTCCATGGAAGTTGAAGAGGAGCAATATTCAGCTTCGATCAATCTTCAAATCCCAGAAATATGCAAAATCTCAAATCATGAGAAAGAAACAG ATGCCAATTCCCACAAAATACTTATGGATCCTTCAAGAGGAACACAAGAAGCCTTTGTTAGTATCAATGAGGAAGAGCTAAAGCATCATAAGAAAGGAAAATTTAACAAGGATGGAATTGGCCCA GAGTCAAGTATGACTGCATCAAGAAGAATAAACAATGGAACACAAGTGGGAGATAAAATCAATTCTGGAAAAGAAATCAACGGTTCATCAAATCCTCATGTTTCTGAAAATATTGGTCTCCACAAGAGCAAACAAAAATCAATTATCCTAGTTGAAGCGAATGCAGAAGCTATTGATATAAATGAAAACCAAGTAGATATTTATCATACTCATACTCATTTTCCAGCAAGAATCGATAATGGTCAACAATCAGTGCCTAATGCAGAAGCATACACAAGTATTGTTGAATCTTCTGTTAATGAGGACAACATGGAAACATTTTATGCCTCCCTTGAAGCAGAGACAGATTCTGAGTCTTATCCCCATGGAAACCAAGCCAACATTGTATCTGTCATAACAAGACCTagcgaagaaacaaagaaagaattgcaGTTTCTGCGAGACTTGGTCACGAAAAAGTTCTCTCTTTTGTTACACCCTGGGCGTTCTGGATTGTTGAAAGATAAGCTAAAGTATCTCCTCACTTTGCCTCCAGAAGAAGGAGTTTCTCTGAGAACAAATTTATTGCTATCACAGCTTTCAACAAGTTTTGCTCAATGGAGTGTGGATTACAACATTGCGAGTGTGAAACTTGAATCAGCAGACAAAGAACTATTGAGAGCTGAGAAAGTGAGAGAGGAACTTAAAGGGAACaaggaagaatacaagggagttaaGATGGTGGAAGATACTCTGCGGGATCAGTTGGAATCTTTGGAGGAAAAGAAGAGGGAGCTTGAAGTGCAAATCAATGCCATAAAAACTGAGATTGCGGATTTATCAGCAGAGAGTAACATAGCTgctaagagaaagagagaagtatTTGAGATTGCAAAGATTCTGAGAAGTGAAAGGGATGGTTTGAGGAACCAAGTGCCAAGGTTGAAAGCTGAGAAAGAATGGGCAAAGGTAACACAGGTTAATATTGAAGCAGAGTGGTCATTGCTTGCAGAACAAGTCATTGGAATCACTACTTTTGAAGAATGA
- the LOC112801817 gene encoding TMV resistance protein N, producing the protein MSMEDRRLSLALSSDYGWDYEVFLSFRGLDTGKHFAGNLYYALKQRGIRTFYADRELEGGEELEPTLLKRIQDSKTAIPVFSPGYADSAFCLLELAAIMDNSKAKGRLVFPVFYGVSASDVRRQTGTYEEAMAKHQRRNDHHVVQKWREALQQAANLSGSSFKFQNEYEFEFIEKIIEVVSKNVNRTLLCVAKHPVGLESPVQEVCKLLDVRPGCNKNQVCMVGIHGIGGIGKSTLAKAVFNYIADQFDSSCFLENVRENSSKHGLEHLQAKLLFDIVGEKNISLIGPSEGVPPIKHRLRQKKVLLILDDVDEEKQLKELAGGLDWFGSGSRVIITTQDQQVLRLHAIKTKYELNGLKFEDARKLFELKLKKKADPHFDDVINRAVTYCAKHPLALELISSDLGSINADEWESALGHYERNLGKEIYDKLKRSFDRLEKEVQSVFLDIACCFKGLSRTEVNNMLRAHHGFCPIYAIRLLEEKSLIMIEDNEVRLHDKIHEMGRKIEQEGKHGHRYLLSSYEAIVQFFKHKGIHDKIEMIILDLSSSEEQVVEWDGEGFKDMESLKTLINRNVYFSQDPNHLPNSLRVFEWPGYSSHSLPANFCPKELILFKLPSNRLMSLNFLKEFVNMRVLNFDDAECVKAIPSLSSTPNLEELSFSNCESLTEIDESVGNLRKLKILNAFGCSKLRSFPPLKLPSIEELNFTSCSNLENFPKILEKMENLTKLELDCTAIKAIPDLFSAENLVELSFSYCVNLIEIDESVGFLIKLRLLNAFGCCKLRSFPSLLLPSLEELDLSWCSSLENFPEILDKMEKITRLRLQYTPIKELPNSIQNLTRLRDLEMLECGMLQLPSNITLLPELRHIVFCRTPNQDEGEEKLSWMESSNSTLHASQCTISHGIFPNLFGWFSMYMEELDLFRVNFRFLPDCIMECLLLKELNLDQCHNLQSIRWLPPNLETLSVTCCRCLKDLDLTILPGSTKEYYNFRRLIVDNCENLQIIKGIPPEGLSATNCLSLPSSYISMLLNEELREVGRNIWRFVPGSGNCIPEWFHPCNNGNSSVSFWFRNKFTAISLCVFLGALGKHQIAFYFCPKLEINGNTVNKWLLENKKYWFVQEAEADHIFILHEKQMKYENSVNEALVRNKEWNHAKIFVDVYSPRGWTEIDMQIGIHVFKEKNSMKDVQFTNPYNNVTGESNSVDSTQQSGTSIVQVNLKRISHNYSRTF; encoded by the exons ATGAGCATGGAAGATCGTCGTTTATCACTTGCATTGTCCTCAGACTACGGATGGGACTACGAGGTGTTCCTCAGCTTCCGAGGTCTAGACACCGGCAAGCACTTCGCCGGAAATCTCTATTACGCTCTCAAACAGAGGGGAATCCGGACGTTCTATGCTGACAGAGAGCTTGAGGGAGGAGAGGAGCTCGAGCCAACGCTCCTGAAGAGAATTCAAGATTCGAAAACCGCCATCCCTGTGTTTTCTCCAGGTTATGCTGATTCTGCATTCTGCTTGCTTGAACTTGCAGCCATCATGGATAACAGCAAGGCGAAGGGACGGTTGGTTTTTCCGGTGTTCTACGGTGTAAGTGCTTCTGATGTTCGACGTCAGACTGGGACTTATGAAGAGGCAATGGCTAAGCATCAACGTAGGAATGACCACCACGTCGTGCAGAaatggagagaagctcttcagCAAGCAGCTAACTTGTCCGGCAGCAGTTTCAAATTTCA GAACGAATATGAATTTGAGTTCATTGAAAAGATCATTGAAGTGGTCTCCAAAAATGTCAATCGCACTCTTCTCTGCGTTGCAAAGCATCCAGTTGGATTGGAGTCTCCGGTGCAAGAAGTATGCAAGCTTTTGGATGTAAGACCGGGATGCAATAAGAACCAAGTCTGCATGGTAGGAATTCATGGAATTGGGGGAATAGGTAAATCAACTCTCGCTAAAGCAGTTTTTAATTATATAGCTGACCAATTTGACAGTTCATGCTTTCTTGAAAACGTGAGAGAAAATTCAAGTAAGCATGGATTGGAACATCTACAAGCGAAGCTTCTTTTTGACATTGTTGGAGAAAAGAATATTAGTTTGATAGGCCCCAGTGAAGGTGTTCCTCCAATAAAGCACAGGCTTCGCCAAAAGAAGGTTCTTTTGATTCTTGATGACGTTGACGAAGAAAAGCAGTTGAAAGAACTTGCTGGAGGGCTAGATTGGTTTGGTTCTGGTAGCAGAGTCATAATTACAACTCAAGACCAACAAGTACTAAGACTTCATGCGATTAAAACAAAATATGAGTTAAATGGGTTAAAATTTGAAGATGCTCGtaaattgtttgaattgaaaCTGAAGAAGAAAGCTGATCCACATTTTGATGATGTTATAAATCGTGCAGTGACTTATTGTGCAAAGCATCCATTGGCTTTGGAATTAATAAGTTCTGATTTGGGTAGTATAAATGCAGATGAATGGGAATCTGCATTAGGCCATTATGAAAGAAATCTTGGCAAAGAAATCTATGATAAACTTAAAAGAAGCTTTGATCGTTTGGAGAAAGAAGTGCAAAGTGTGTTTCTTGACATTGCTTGTTGCTTTAAAGGACTCAGTAGGACAGAGGTCAACAATATGCTTCGTGCACATCATGGTTTCTGCCCAATATATGCTATTCGACTTTTGGAGGAGAAATCTCTCATAATGATTGAAGACAATGAGGTGAGATTACATGACAAGATACATGAAATGGGTAGGAAAATTGAACAAGAAGGAAAGCATGGACACCGCTATCTCTTGTCGTCCTATGAAGCTATAGttcaattttttaaacacaag GGCATTCATGATAAAATTGAAATGATAATTCTAGACCTTTCCAGCTCAGAAGAACAAGTGGTGGAATGGGATGGAGAAGGCTTCAAAGATATGGAAAGTCTCAAAACTCTTATAAATCGAAATGTCTATTTTTCGCAAGATCCCAATCACCTTCCCAATAGTTTGAGAGTATTTGAATGGCCAGGATATTCTTCACATTCTTTACCAGCTAATTTTTGTCCAAAGGAACTTATCCTGTTCAAGTTACCCAGTAATCGCTTAATGTCACTCAATTTTCTCAAG GAGTTTGTGAACATGagagttttgaattttgatgatGCTGAATGTGTAAAAGCTATACCTAGTCTATCTTCTACCCCAAATCTGGAAGAACTATCATTCTCAAACTGTGAGAGTTTGACTGAAATTGATGAATCGGTTGGAAATCTGAGGAAGCTTAAGATATTAAATGCCTTTGGTTGCAGCAAGCTTAGGAGCTTCCCACCCCTTAAGTTACCATCTATTGAAGAACTCAACTTCACCAGCTGCTCAAATCTTGAGAATTTTCCAAAAATCTTAGAAAAGATGGAGAATTTAACAAAGCTTGAGTTAGATTGCACTGCCATAAAAGCTATACCTGATCTATTTTCTGCAGAGAATTTAgtagaattatcattttcatACTGTGTGAATTTGATTGAAATTGATGAGTCAGTTGGGTTTTTGATTAAACTTAGATTACTTAATGCCTTTGGTTGTTGTAAGCTCAGAAGCTTTCCATCCCTTTTGTTGCCATCTCTTGAAGAACTTGATCTCTCATGGTGTTCAAGCCTTGAGAATTTTCCAGAGATATTAGACAAGATGGAAAAGATAACACGGCTAAGATTGCAGTATACTCCCATAAAAGAATTGCCAAATTCCATCCAAAATCTTACTCGGCTTCGAGACTTGGAAATGCTTGAATGTGGAATGCTTCAGTTACCGAGCAACATTACCTTATTGCCAGAACTGAGACACATCGTGTTTTGTCGAACACCTAACCAAGATGAAGGTGAAGAAAAATTGAGTTGGATGGAGTCTTCAAACAGCACACTACATGCATCTCAGTGTACTATATCGCATGGAATATTTCCAAACTTATTTGGTTGGTTTTCTATGTATATGGAAGAATTAGACTTGTTCCGTGTTAATTTCAGATTCCTTCCTGATTGCATCATGGAGTGTCTTCTTTTGAAGGAATTGAATTTGGATCAGTGTCATAATCTTCAAAGTATTAGATGGCTTCCACCCAACTTGGAAACACTTTCCGTGACATGTTGTAGATGTTTAAAAGATTTAGACCTCACAATTCTTCCTGGAAGTACCAAAGAATACTACAATTTCAGGAGACTCATTGTAGATAATTGTGAAAATCTTCAGATAATAAAAGGAATTCCACCAGAAGGTTTATCTGCAACAAATTGCTTGAGCCTGCCTTCCTCATATATAAGCATGCTATTGAATGAG GAATTACGCGAGGTGGGTAGAAACATATGGCGTTTTGTGCCAGGGTCAGGGAATTGCATTCCAGAGTGGTTCCATCCCTGTAATAATGGAAATTCATCAGTCTCTTTCTGGTTTCGAAATAAGTTTACTGCCATTTCACTTTGTGTTTTCCTTGGAGCATTGGGTAAACACCAAATAGCATTCTATTTTTGCCCCAAATTGGAGATCAATGGCAATACAGTAAATAAGTGGCTTCTAGAGAACAAGAAGTATTGGTTTGTGCAAGAGGCAGAAGCTGATCATATATTCATTCTCCATGAAAAACAAATGAAATATGAAAACAGTGTGAATGAAGCACTTGTGAGAAATAAAGAATGGAATCATGCCAAGATTTTTGTTGATGTCTATTCTCCAAGGGGGTGGACAGAAATTGACATGCAAATTGGAATTCATgtattcaaagaaaaaaatagCATGAAGGATGTCCAATTCACCAATCCTTATAATAATGTTACTGGGGAATCTAATTCAGTGGATTCAACACAGCAAAGTGGAACTAGCATAGTGCAAG TGAATTTGAAGCGCATTTCTCATAATTATTCCCGAACATTCTAA